The following are from one region of the Cystobacter ferrugineus genome:
- a CDS encoding PD-(D/E)XK nuclease family protein, producing MSDPRRLLQVFPDAARRQAALRAVRRDAGVVRGDLLLDWAGFLDALGGVRELGRRPCPPLAARTVVASLAQGLGPTPLGDFVHEPAFARAALEVLLDLKAGRLSPRELQDALEVLPPERRDRVRTIALLHHAYERKMAELGLADREDGVRGAREALERGAWPEAWADVGEIVLRGIYDVRPSTLELLLALAAACESRRVGLRVETPVGGSPVADAALAALFRAFENRGEVLTHVDLFKADVTFESRPMGELGRHLFSPRAPKDALVGAVEGLRLWSAATARDEARLIARDVRRLVSEGVPPGDIAVAWRDLSHEAHWVAEALGELDVPVRLPWGEPLALTGPVRLALDLPLLVEDGFPAERVADVLSSRYAPRLSAGAPEAPATLLSLAAVRDDRLGASRNKGAYDIRLEALARRLTPLPDQVRLKDQRRVQEVRVLRERCLLLIEACRLIPEQGRASELLTAWWQVVRRLGLLDSEGTPETPADEGLGALAVEARARDDAARRALVARVRELERVLAAVGGGPRLRRRTFGRWLADAMRDVHLPPRGSAVGAVEVLEVRELEGRTFAHVFLGGLAEGRFPGHEVPNPLLGDSERHALNKHLGRDVFRLTGGEFEDRAPWRLTEDRLLFASVLVAAEHTVSLSFSVAGPGGQEQAPSSFLEEVRRLTGVTWPLRSLPAIAPLDEVLTPAELRQRVVLESLAMERLRVSEPDPARAVLRERFSHMPWFQAAREMMRVELERLHFFGGGVLDAGRYTGAVGAPDLGESLREAFRFNAERPLSASSIARFSNCGFQGFLAYGLKVPEPERPGEEFDSRGQGVFWHRVLEEFFKRLKERELLGRGFNELPEALLDAVLDEVQEHFEKHHYVGHPALWRLARERAKNMVRRVLLDERRGLPFERLEPSGFELRFGPKNPAEGWNAVTLQVGEDVIHFEGTIDRLDMGGGEVGVIDYKSGHLSRSELRNKLLEASDFQLPLYLYAARASGHRDTRHAAWFSLKTGKAILLSEVLADKKQELSLDLDELLSTEPDVRQRLAAEQKPNLANAVETLVRTVRAGQFAMRPKDCGRCGYQAVCRITERRIVGEEGAHE from the coding sequence ATGTCCGACCCCCGCCGCCTCCTCCAGGTCTTCCCCGATGCCGCACGCCGTCAAGCCGCCCTGCGCGCGGTCCGGCGGGACGCGGGAGTCGTGCGCGGAGACCTCCTCCTCGACTGGGCGGGGTTCCTCGACGCGCTCGGAGGCGTGCGCGAGCTGGGCCGGCGCCCGTGCCCGCCCCTCGCGGCGCGCACCGTGGTGGCCTCGCTCGCGCAGGGCCTGGGTCCCACGCCCCTGGGCGACTTCGTCCATGAGCCCGCTTTCGCCCGCGCCGCGCTCGAGGTGCTGCTGGACCTCAAGGCCGGGCGTCTGTCCCCTCGTGAGCTACAGGACGCACTGGAGGTTCTTCCTCCCGAGCGGCGCGACCGCGTCCGGACGATCGCCCTGTTGCACCATGCCTACGAGCGCAAGATGGCCGAGCTGGGCCTCGCCGATCGCGAGGACGGCGTGCGGGGGGCCCGCGAGGCGCTGGAGCGCGGCGCCTGGCCCGAGGCCTGGGCCGACGTGGGGGAGATCGTGCTGCGCGGTATCTACGATGTCCGGCCCTCGACGCTGGAGCTGTTGCTGGCCCTGGCCGCCGCGTGTGAGTCGCGCCGGGTGGGCCTGCGCGTGGAGACGCCGGTGGGTGGCTCTCCCGTGGCGGACGCGGCCCTGGCGGCTCTCTTCCGCGCCTTCGAGAACCGCGGCGAGGTGCTCACCCACGTGGATCTCTTCAAGGCGGACGTCACCTTCGAGTCCCGTCCGATGGGCGAGCTGGGCCGTCATCTCTTCTCGCCTCGGGCTCCCAAGGACGCGCTCGTGGGCGCGGTGGAGGGCCTGCGCCTGTGGAGCGCGGCGACGGCGCGGGACGAGGCCCGGCTCATCGCCCGGGACGTGCGCCGCCTCGTGTCGGAGGGCGTGCCTCCGGGAGACATCGCCGTGGCCTGGCGCGATCTGAGCCACGAGGCGCATTGGGTGGCCGAGGCCCTGGGCGAGCTGGACGTTCCCGTGCGTCTGCCCTGGGGCGAGCCGCTCGCGCTGACCGGACCCGTGCGGCTGGCGTTGGATCTGCCCCTGCTGGTGGAGGATGGCTTCCCCGCCGAGCGCGTGGCGGACGTGCTCTCCAGCCGCTACGCGCCCCGGCTCTCCGCGGGTGCGCCCGAGGCCCCCGCGACGCTGCTGTCGCTCGCGGCCGTGCGCGATGATCGGCTGGGCGCCTCGCGTAACAAGGGCGCGTATGACATCCGCCTGGAGGCCCTGGCGAGGCGGTTGACGCCGCTTCCGGATCAGGTGCGTCTCAAGGATCAGCGCCGCGTCCAAGAGGTCCGGGTGCTGCGTGAGCGGTGTCTGCTGTTGATCGAGGCCTGCCGTCTCATCCCGGAGCAGGGCCGCGCCTCGGAGCTGCTCACGGCGTGGTGGCAGGTGGTGCGGCGCCTGGGGTTGTTGGACTCGGAGGGCACGCCGGAGACGCCCGCGGACGAGGGACTGGGTGCGCTCGCGGTGGAGGCCCGGGCGCGGGACGACGCGGCGCGGAGGGCGCTCGTGGCGCGCGTGCGCGAGCTGGAGCGGGTGCTCGCGGCGGTGGGCGGAGGCCCCCGGTTGCGCCGGCGCACCTTCGGTCGCTGGCTCGCGGACGCGATGCGCGACGTGCACCTGCCGCCCCGGGGCTCGGCGGTGGGCGCCGTGGAGGTGCTGGAGGTGCGCGAGCTGGAGGGCCGCACCTTCGCGCATGTCTTCCTCGGAGGGCTCGCCGAGGGCCGCTTTCCGGGCCACGAGGTGCCCAACCCGTTGCTCGGCGACTCCGAGCGCCATGCGCTCAACAAGCACCTGGGCCGCGACGTCTTCCGCCTCACCGGTGGCGAGTTCGAGGACCGCGCGCCCTGGCGGCTCACCGAGGACCGGCTCCTGTTCGCCAGCGTCCTGGTGGCCGCCGAGCACACGGTGAGTCTGTCCTTCTCGGTGGCGGGTCCGGGCGGGCAGGAGCAGGCGCCGTCCTCGTTCCTGGAGGAGGTGCGGCGCTTGACGGGAGTCACGTGGCCGCTGCGCTCGCTGCCGGCCATCGCGCCGCTCGACGAGGTGCTCACGCCGGCGGAGCTGCGCCAGCGCGTGGTGCTGGAGTCGCTCGCGATGGAGCGGCTGCGTGTCTCGGAGCCGGATCCCGCCCGCGCGGTGCTGCGCGAGCGCTTCTCGCACATGCCCTGGTTCCAGGCGGCCCGGGAGATGATGCGGGTGGAGCTCGAGCGCCTGCATTTCTTCGGGGGAGGGGTTCTGGACGCGGGCCGCTACACCGGCGCAGTGGGGGCTCCGGATCTGGGCGAGTCGCTTCGCGAGGCGTTCCGCTTCAATGCCGAGCGGCCCCTGTCCGCCTCGTCGATCGCGCGCTTCAGCAACTGTGGCTTCCAGGGCTTCCTGGCGTATGGGCTCAAGGTGCCCGAGCCGGAGCGGCCCGGGGAGGAGTTCGACAGCCGGGGGCAGGGCGTCTTCTGGCACCGGGTGCTGGAGGAGTTCTTCAAGCGGCTCAAGGAGCGCGAGCTGCTCGGGCGGGGGTTCAACGAGCTGCCGGAGGCGCTGTTGGACGCGGTGCTCGACGAGGTGCAGGAGCACTTCGAGAAACACCACTACGTGGGCCATCCCGCGCTGTGGCGCCTGGCGCGCGAGCGGGCGAAGAACATGGTGCGCCGCGTGCTCCTGGACGAGCGGCGCGGGCTGCCCTTCGAGCGGCTGGAACCCTCGGGCTTCGAGCTGCGCTTCGGACCGAAGAATCCGGCGGAGGGGTGGAACGCGGTCACCCTCCAGGTCGGCGAGGACGTCATCCACTTCGAGGGAACCATCGATCGCCTGGACATGGGTGGGGGCGAGGTGGGCGTCATCGACTACAAGTCCGGTCACCTGTCGCGCTCGGAGCTGCGCAACAAGCTGCTGGAGGCCTCGGACTTCCAGCTCCCGTTGTACCTGTACGCGGCGCGGGCCAGTGGCCATCGCGACACGAGGCACGCCGCCTGGTTCTCGTTGAAGACGGGCAAGGCCATCCTCCTGTCGGAGGTGCTCGCGGACAAGAAGCAGGAGCTGTCGTTGGATCTGGACGAGCTGCTGTCCACCGAGCCCGACGTGCGCCAGCGGCTGGCGGCGGAGCAGAAGCCCAACCTGGCCAACGCGGTGGAGACGCTGGTGCGCACCGTGAGGGCGGGACAGTTCGCCATGCGGCCCAAGGACTGCGGGCGCTGTGGCTATCAGGCCGTCTGCCGCATCACCGAGCGGCGGATCGTGGGCGAGGAGGGCGCCCATGAGTGA
- a CDS encoding UvrD-helicase domain-containing protein, with translation MSDALTLALERNLALLAGAGAGKTYSLVTMTLHLLAGAREGFKPLRPARLGMVTFTDKAAAEMRARVRARLDVLVQEEPKASQEPELRASLERLGLPFPSRDTWRSLREELGSASIGTFHSMCGQILRRAPPGSGVDSSFDVLDELEARSLVLDVCERVVLDALESSDTLVRELCAEMTFSGSDFTEGLVSSLAELYGKLREEGLPAARARVSDPGEARESFDALVEKCLELCGTVSEHDAKGEWRALREKLERALTGLTPENVFAPERLPALKLAFNEDGRDVRRLKKEPGNSMKELYWSFFGKSDGTVLTLEDVAAACRTVPFEATFRALLEQVETRHAEELSRRNALDFTSLLVKTRDLLRDLPDFRRQMQERFGALMVDEFQDTNRLQLELVLLLAEKREEGPRAVKPEDDLVAALPLEPAFLCVVGDRKQSIYEFRGADVSVFEVLARKIEQEGGVRDFLQHNRRSVPPLLDFFNQAFAGVLVPGEGGARPYEVVYSPEGDDLLAVRPAPVPAPVVERLLVEDEGITTSGELRLAEAEALARRLKLLLSPGAPPLIAVTREGTEVRPLRGGDVAMLFRTFNHLEVYRQALIRHGIPHRVLRGRGFYGAQEVLDLASLLSLLADSEDTLAFAAVLRSPLVGLSDASLFRLAGPEGLSLPAVEKEGASLLESLPEGERERLERFLSALPVLRRERDRLGVRALLLATLELTGFREALAATPYAEQASANVEKLLALAGRRDERGTGGCVTFARELQRLVHEEPTEAQADLLEAGDPRAVQLLTIHRAKGLEWPVVVVPALGGSRRSNSGGRVLFERARGLALRPWLPPELLDRVDTKFRSPRFDAVKTEIKRRETAEYRRLLYVALTRAQDRLLLSGGEERNAADSWWCLLDARLDEDSRLRDLVEDLDARTLPEPPEVDLSEEVDEAEQEARVETAWQRVHARRDAVVPESVTVQAAAVQDFIACPRRYHYVHRLGLRADGVAWEAPPRQSALYVERDSWGAPSPSIPDRVVALVRRVDFRLAGTPAPERRARLEALAREVGWTVEEEGVEEALVLLERFLDTACAHELATVPGARVLRALPFVLDLPGGAPTALEGELDLLWETPEREARGLVFLPAGRSPRGLEAHADFLAAVALAARRLVREDVPLRVGAVFLGGDVLEPEFSSEEANLQLPAERLRDAARALVEADVRGRWPGRDAPVCAGLACGYVAHCHPDGLARSNSVTDRAEAC, from the coding sequence ATGAGTGACGCGCTCACGTTGGCGTTGGAGAGGAACCTCGCGCTGCTCGCGGGAGCGGGCGCGGGCAAGACGTACAGCCTGGTGACGATGACGTTGCACCTGCTGGCCGGGGCTCGCGAGGGGTTCAAGCCCTTGCGGCCCGCGCGCCTGGGCATGGTGACGTTCACCGACAAGGCCGCCGCGGAGATGCGCGCCCGTGTCCGCGCGCGCCTGGATGTGCTCGTCCAGGAGGAGCCCAAGGCCTCGCAGGAGCCCGAGCTGCGTGCCTCGCTCGAGCGCCTGGGATTGCCCTTTCCCTCGCGCGATACGTGGCGCTCGCTGCGAGAAGAGCTGGGCTCGGCCTCGATTGGCACCTTCCACTCGATGTGCGGGCAGATCCTCCGCCGCGCGCCCCCGGGCTCGGGCGTGGATTCCTCCTTCGACGTGCTCGACGAGCTGGAGGCGCGCTCGCTCGTGCTGGACGTGTGCGAGCGCGTGGTGCTGGACGCACTGGAGTCCAGCGACACGCTCGTGCGCGAGCTGTGCGCGGAGATGACCTTCTCGGGCTCCGACTTCACCGAGGGCCTGGTGTCCTCGTTGGCGGAGCTCTACGGGAAGTTGCGCGAGGAGGGCCTGCCCGCGGCCAGGGCTCGCGTGTCCGACCCCGGCGAGGCCCGGGAGTCCTTCGACGCCCTCGTCGAGAAGTGCCTCGAGCTGTGCGGCACCGTGAGCGAGCATGACGCCAAGGGAGAGTGGCGGGCGCTGCGCGAGAAGCTCGAGCGCGCGCTCACGGGGCTCACCCCGGAGAATGTCTTCGCGCCCGAGCGGCTGCCCGCGCTCAAGCTGGCCTTCAACGAGGATGGCCGTGACGTGCGCCGGCTCAAGAAGGAGCCCGGCAACTCGATGAAGGAGCTGTACTGGTCCTTCTTCGGCAAGAGCGACGGCACGGTGTTGACGCTGGAGGACGTCGCCGCGGCGTGCCGCACGGTGCCCTTCGAGGCCACGTTCCGCGCGCTGCTCGAGCAGGTGGAGACGCGTCACGCGGAGGAGCTCTCCCGGCGCAACGCCCTGGACTTCACCTCGCTGCTGGTGAAGACGCGGGACTTGCTGAGGGACCTGCCCGACTTCCGCCGGCAGATGCAGGAGCGCTTCGGCGCGCTGATGGTGGACGAGTTCCAGGACACCAACCGCTTGCAGTTGGAGCTGGTGCTGCTCCTGGCCGAGAAGCGCGAGGAGGGTCCCCGGGCCGTGAAACCCGAGGACGATCTGGTGGCCGCGCTGCCGCTGGAGCCCGCCTTCCTGTGCGTGGTGGGAGATCGCAAGCAATCCATCTACGAGTTCCGTGGCGCGGACGTGTCCGTGTTCGAGGTGCTGGCGCGGAAGATCGAGCAGGAGGGGGGCGTGCGCGACTTCCTCCAGCACAACCGGCGCTCGGTGCCGCCGCTGCTCGACTTCTTCAACCAGGCCTTCGCGGGCGTGCTGGTGCCGGGCGAGGGTGGGGCGCGTCCCTACGAGGTGGTGTACTCGCCCGAGGGGGATGATCTGCTCGCGGTGCGTCCGGCCCCCGTTCCCGCGCCGGTGGTGGAGCGGTTGCTCGTGGAGGACGAGGGCATCACCACCTCGGGCGAGCTGCGCCTGGCGGAGGCGGAAGCGCTGGCCAGGCGGTTGAAGCTCCTCCTGTCCCCGGGGGCTCCGCCGCTCATCGCGGTGACCAGGGAGGGAACGGAGGTGCGTCCCCTGCGCGGGGGCGATGTGGCCATGCTCTTCCGGACCTTCAATCACCTGGAGGTGTACCGGCAGGCGCTCATCCGCCACGGCATTCCCCACCGCGTGCTGCGCGGCCGTGGCTTCTATGGCGCGCAGGAGGTGCTGGATCTGGCCTCGTTGCTGTCGCTGCTCGCGGACTCCGAGGACACGCTGGCGTTCGCGGCGGTGTTGCGCTCTCCCCTGGTGGGGTTGTCGGACGCCTCGCTCTTCCGCCTGGCCGGGCCCGAGGGCTTGTCGCTGCCCGCCGTGGAGAAGGAGGGGGCCTCGCTCCTCGAGTCTCTTCCGGAGGGGGAGCGCGAGCGGCTCGAGCGCTTCCTCTCGGCGCTGCCCGTGCTGCGGCGCGAGCGGGACCGGCTCGGCGTGCGGGCCCTGCTCCTGGCCACGCTGGAGCTGACGGGCTTTCGCGAGGCGCTGGCGGCCACACCCTACGCGGAGCAGGCGAGCGCCAACGTGGAGAAGCTGCTCGCGCTGGCGGGCCGGCGCGACGAGCGGGGCACGGGCGGCTGCGTGACGTTCGCGCGCGAGCTGCAACGCCTCGTGCACGAGGAGCCCACCGAGGCCCAGGCGGATCTGCTGGAGGCGGGGGACCCGCGCGCGGTGCAACTGCTCACCATCCACCGGGCCAAGGGGTTGGAGTGGCCGGTGGTGGTGGTGCCCGCCCTCGGCGGTTCGCGGCGCTCCAACAGTGGAGGCCGGGTGCTCTTCGAGCGCGCACGAGGCCTCGCCCTGCGGCCCTGGTTGCCGCCGGAGCTGCTCGACCGCGTGGACACGAAGTTCCGCTCGCCCCGCTTCGACGCGGTGAAGACGGAGATCAAGCGCCGGGAGACGGCCGAGTACCGGCGTCTGCTGTACGTCGCGCTCACTCGCGCCCAGGATCGGCTCCTGCTGTCGGGCGGCGAGGAGCGCAACGCCGCGGACTCGTGGTGGTGTCTGCTCGACGCGCGGCTCGATGAAGACTCCCGGCTGCGGGACCTGGTCGAGGATCTGGACGCGCGCACGCTGCCGGAGCCTCCGGAGGTGGACCTCTCCGAGGAAGTGGACGAGGCCGAGCAGGAGGCCCGGGTCGAGACGGCCTGGCAGCGGGTGCACGCTCGCCGGGACGCCGTCGTCCCCGAGTCCGTGACGGTGCAGGCGGCGGCGGTGCAGGACTTCATCGCCTGTCCGCGCCGCTACCATTACGTGCACCGGTTGGGTCTGCGCGCCGATGGAGTCGCCTGGGAAGCACCGCCTCGCCAGTCGGCCCTCTATGTCGAGCGGGACTCCTGGGGCGCTCCGTCCCCGAGCATTCCGGACCGGGTGGTGGCCCTCGTACGAAGGGTGGATTTCCGGCTGGCGGGTACGCCCGCTCCGGAGCGGCGGGCGCGCCTGGAAGCCTTGGCTCGGGAGGTGGGCTGGACAGTGGAGGAGGAGGGCGTGGAGGAGGCGCTTGTCCTCCTCGAACGCTTCTTGGACACCGCATGTGCCCACGAACTGGCGACCGTGCCCGGGGCGCGAGTGCTCCGTGCGTTGCCGTTCGTCCTGGACCTGCCGGGAGGAGCGCCCACGGCCCTGGAGGGGGAGCTGGATCTGCTCTGGGAGACCCCGGAGCGCGAGGCCCGGGGCCTGGTGTTCCTACCGGCCGGTAGGTCTCCCCGCGGGCTCGAGGCCCATGCGGACTTCCTGGCGGCCGTGGCCTTGGCGGCTCGGCGGCTGGTGCGCGAGGACGTGCCCCTCCGGGTCGGGGCCGTCTTCCTGGGTGGGGACGTGTTGGAGCCGGAATTCTCCTCGGAAGAAGCAAACCTACAGCTCCCCGCCGAGCGCTTGAGGGACGCGGCCCGGGCCCTGGTCGAAGCGGACGTCCGAGGGCGCTGGCCCGGGCGCGACGCCCCGGTGTGTGCGGGACTGGCCTGTGGCTATGTCGCACACTGCCACCCGGACGGCCTGGCACGATCCAACTCGGTGACGGACCGTGCGGAAGCGTGCTAA
- a CDS encoding adenylosuccinate synthase — protein MPNVVVIGAQWGDEGKGKVVDLLTEHAQVVVRFQGGNNAGHTLVVGGQKTVLHLIPSGILHQGKTCVIGNGVVLDPAVLVKEIDTLKERGFLKDDAHLLISDNAHVIFPWHKLLDSSREKARGVSAIGTTGRGIGPAYEDKVARRGIRVRDLLNPERLRKRIDERLPGIREELRELCAAASETPPELDADKVLADFTALGERLRPYVGDVSLYLSGQVQRGARILFEGAQGTLLDVDHGTYPFVTSSNCVAGNAAVGSGLGPTAIDRVMGISKAYTTRVGGGPFPTELTDEQGDRLRKVGDEFGATTGRPRRCGWLDGVVLRYAVRVNGLYSLALTKLDVLSGMKSLQICNAYELDGKRITELPGDYEDLARVKPLYETLPGWDDKLAGVRTFDELPENAKRYVRRVEEICGVPVTCISVGADRGETVLLQNPFRS, from the coding sequence ATGCCGAACGTCGTCGTCATTGGTGCGCAGTGGGGAGATGAGGGCAAGGGCAAGGTCGTGGACCTGCTCACGGAGCATGCCCAGGTGGTCGTGCGCTTCCAGGGAGGCAACAACGCGGGCCATACCCTGGTGGTGGGTGGCCAGAAGACGGTGTTGCATCTCATTCCCTCGGGCATCCTCCATCAGGGGAAGACCTGCGTCATCGGCAACGGCGTGGTGTTGGATCCCGCCGTCCTGGTGAAGGAGATCGACACCCTCAAGGAGCGCGGCTTCCTCAAGGATGACGCGCACCTGCTCATCTCGGACAACGCCCACGTCATCTTCCCCTGGCACAAGCTGCTGGACTCGTCGCGGGAGAAGGCGCGAGGCGTGAGCGCCATCGGCACGACGGGGCGTGGCATCGGCCCGGCCTACGAGGACAAGGTGGCGCGCCGCGGCATCCGCGTGAGGGATCTGCTCAACCCGGAGCGGCTGCGCAAGCGCATCGACGAGCGTCTGCCCGGCATCCGTGAGGAGTTGCGCGAGCTGTGCGCCGCCGCCAGCGAGACGCCCCCCGAGCTGGACGCCGACAAGGTGCTGGCGGATTTCACCGCGCTGGGCGAGCGGCTGCGGCCCTACGTGGGCGACGTGTCGCTCTACCTCTCGGGCCAGGTGCAGCGCGGGGCACGCATCCTCTTCGAGGGCGCCCAGGGCACGCTGCTGGACGTGGACCACGGCACCTACCCCTTCGTCACCAGCTCCAACTGCGTGGCGGGCAACGCCGCGGTGGGCTCGGGCCTGGGCCCCACGGCCATCGACCGGGTGATGGGCATCAGCAAGGCGTACACCACGCGCGTGGGCGGCGGTCCGTTCCCCACGGAGCTCACGGACGAGCAGGGGGACAGGCTGCGCAAGGTGGGTGACGAGTTCGGCGCCACCACGGGCCGTCCGCGCCGCTGTGGCTGGCTCGACGGCGTGGTGCTGCGCTACGCGGTGCGCGTCAATGGCCTGTATAGCCTGGCGCTCACGAAGCTGGACGTGCTCTCCGGCATGAAGTCGCTGCAGATCTGCAACGCCTACGAGCTGGACGGCAAGCGCATCACCGAGCTGCCCGGGGACTACGAGGACCTGGCGCGCGTCAAGCCTCTCTACGAGACGCTGCCGGGTTGGGACGACAAGCTCGCCGGGGTGCGCACCTTCGACGAGCTGCCCGAGAACGCCAAGCGCTACGTGCGCCGCGTGGAGGAGATCTGTGGCGTGCCCGTCACCTGCATCTCCGTGGGCGCCGACCGCGGCGAGACCGTGCTGCTGCAAAACCCCTTCCGGAGCTGA
- a CDS encoding PH domain-containing protein produces the protein MGAATLLWLGVLLYLLRFDGVPVQTFLSALFFVLFFAVSVTYYGRTRIVVDAGGITYRGMVRTRRFSFSDIRKVDVLPGPVTVYAVRGSRGRVHFTSLFSHHQRLARLLIERAGLSPLHA, from the coding sequence ATGGGCGCCGCGACGCTGCTCTGGCTGGGGGTGTTGCTCTACCTCCTGCGCTTCGACGGAGTGCCGGTGCAGACGTTCCTGTCCGCGCTCTTCTTCGTCCTCTTCTTCGCGGTGTCGGTGACCTACTACGGGCGCACCCGCATCGTCGTGGACGCGGGCGGCATCACGTACCGGGGCATGGTGCGCACCCGCCGCTTCTCCTTCTCGGACATCCGCAAGGTGGATGTGCTGCCCGGTCCGGTCACCGTGTACGCGGTGCGCGGCAGCCGGGGCCGCGTGCACTTCACCAGCCTCTTCTCGCACCACCAGCGCCTGGCGCGGTTGCTCATCGAGCGGGCGGGTCTCTCGCCGCTGCACGCCTGA
- a CDS encoding FHA domain-containing protein, translated as MHFEFEHLGTPTSFELPEGVHLLGGGEDDHVRLEGLPPGLLTLRIEGHRLMVEARRTFTVAGVMVPPDVARLVLPGEEVGLPEGMSLKLLAPGADTERQVGTVAVLKHLLGDTEESLVSRAASLQCLTGADVGRCFALAEARTELGRSLEMAVRLRDIAVSRRHACIRQQEGAFLLEDQDSPNGVYLNGKRVEAPQALQDGDIIELGRTLLRFQAPAAEPIAEPPPEEQAAPSPAPEPESPSVERERAPVRSRGRGDVGLLVLGAGLALVGLLATYVLTG; from the coding sequence ATGCACTTCGAATTCGAGCACCTGGGCACCCCGACCTCCTTCGAGCTTCCCGAGGGGGTGCATCTGCTGGGAGGCGGCGAGGACGATCATGTCCGCCTCGAGGGACTGCCGCCCGGCCTGCTGACGCTGCGCATCGAGGGGCACCGGCTGATGGTGGAGGCCCGCCGCACCTTCACCGTGGCGGGGGTGATGGTGCCCCCGGACGTGGCGCGGCTGGTGCTTCCCGGTGAGGAGGTGGGCCTGCCCGAGGGCATGAGCCTGAAGCTGCTGGCACCCGGCGCGGACACCGAGCGGCAGGTGGGCACGGTGGCCGTGCTCAAGCACCTGCTGGGGGACACGGAAGAATCCCTGGTCTCGCGCGCCGCGTCGCTCCAGTGCCTCACCGGCGCGGACGTGGGCCGCTGCTTCGCCCTCGCGGAGGCCCGGACGGAGCTGGGGCGGAGCCTGGAGATGGCCGTGCGCTTGAGGGACATCGCCGTGTCCCGCCGCCATGCGTGCATCCGCCAGCAGGAGGGCGCCTTCCTCCTGGAGGACCAGGACAGCCCCAACGGCGTCTATCTCAATGGGAAACGCGTGGAAGCCCCCCAGGCGCTCCAGGACGGCGACATCATCGAGCTGGGACGGACCCTGCTGCGCTTCCAGGCCCCGGCGGCCGAGCCCATCGCGGAACCGCCGCCCGAGGAGCAAGCCGCGCCCTCCCCCGCCCCCGAACCCGAGAGCCCGAGCGTGGAGCGGGAGCGCGCGCCCGTGCGCTCACGGGGACGAGGGGACGTGGGACTGCTCGTCCTGGGCGCGGGGCTGGCCCTGGTGGGCCTGCTGGCCACCTACGTCCTGACGGGCTGA
- a CDS encoding carbohydrate-binding family 9-like protein, with protein sequence MRPALRLLPLLLLSLLSACRDEQAGPKPRAKALPPPARLRVLDAAPADLTYRAGTTFAGGAVRYLGTRVTPAVAAPGQPVQLAHYFEALRAPPQGWEFFVHVVEPGSGQMLINADHGFAGGVGPLGSWPVGKVVEDVHTVAMPSIPGRVVLGFWRGEERLAVDEPRAHAGDNRMFGPELGGALPPLPEYTMHRAARPPVLDGELEDEAWKAATPVVLRGSFDGRAVSPRTEARLTYDDQNLYVAFDVEDPDVWGTFRKQDEPLYTQEVVEVFLDANADGRTYNELQVSPHNVHFDAYFPARRQGMDLSWDSGMTSAVKVRGTLDEASDRDEGWRVEMKIPLARLAEVPHLPPNKGDRWRFNLYRLEHPERRREQGQSFSPLFVGDFHSLPRFGWLIFD encoded by the coding sequence ATGCGTCCCGCCCTCCGCCTGCTGCCACTGCTGCTGCTCTCGCTCCTCTCCGCCTGCCGTGATGAACAGGCCGGCCCCAAGCCTCGTGCGAAAGCCCTGCCGCCCCCCGCCCGGTTGCGCGTCCTGGACGCGGCTCCGGCGGACCTGACCTACCGCGCGGGCACCACGTTCGCGGGAGGCGCGGTGCGCTACCTCGGCACGCGCGTGACTCCCGCGGTGGCCGCGCCCGGCCAGCCCGTTCAGCTCGCGCACTACTTCGAGGCCCTGCGCGCCCCGCCCCAGGGGTGGGAGTTCTTCGTGCACGTGGTGGAGCCCGGCTCCGGGCAGATGCTGATCAACGCGGACCATGGCTTCGCGGGCGGAGTGGGGCCCCTGGGCTCCTGGCCCGTGGGCAAGGTGGTGGAGGACGTGCACACGGTGGCCATGCCGTCCATTCCGGGCCGGGTGGTGCTCGGCTTCTGGCGGGGCGAAGAGCGTCTGGCCGTGGATGAGCCGCGGGCACATGCGGGAGACAACCGGATGTTCGGCCCGGAGCTGGGAGGCGCTCTTCCGCCCTTGCCTGAGTACACGATGCACCGTGCCGCCCGGCCGCCGGTGCTCGACGGAGAACTCGAGGACGAGGCGTGGAAGGCGGCCACTCCGGTGGTGCTGCGGGGCAGCTTCGATGGGCGTGCCGTGTCTCCGCGCACCGAGGCCCGGCTGACCTACGACGACCAGAACCTGTACGTCGCCTTCGACGTGGAGGATCCGGATGTCTGGGGCACGTTCCGCAAGCAGGACGAGCCCCTCTACACGCAGGAGGTGGTGGAGGTGTTCCTCGACGCCAACGCGGACGGGAGGACGTACAACGAACTGCAGGTGTCCCCGCACAACGTGCACTTCGATGCCTACTTCCCCGCGCGCCGTCAGGGCATGGATTTGAGCTGGGACTCGGGCATGACGAGCGCGGTGAAGGTCCGGGGCACGCTCGACGAGGCGTCCGACCGGGACGAGGGCTGGCGGGTGGAGATGAAGATTCCCCTGGCCCGCCTGGCCGAGGTGCCCCACCTGCCCCCGAACAAGGGGGACCGGTGGCGCTTCAACCTGTACCGGCTGGAGCACCCGGAGCGGCGGAGAGAACAAGGGCAGTCCTTTTCCCCGCTCTTCGTGGGTGACTTCCACTCGCTGCCGCGCTTCGGCTGGCTGATCTTCGACTAG